Proteins from a single region of Takifugu rubripes chromosome 4, fTakRub1.2, whole genome shotgun sequence:
- the anxa11a gene encoding annexin A11a, which produces MSYPGYPPQSGGYPPQPGVYPPQPGAYPPQSGAYPPQIGGYPPQAGGYPSQAGGYPPQAGGYPPQAGGYTPQAGGYPPHAGGYPQAPPTGSWGGGPSAYPSLGFGAGMPGGPMPQTQGPGMGYPGQPMPGYPRAPSPNPPMAGYGGAPAPMPGYPNVPSQTPSMPAYGGSSMPIAPPINKGFRGSIKDFPGADSLKDVEVLRKAMKGFGTDEHAIIELLGSRSNKQRVVLPRAYKTSYGKDLLKDLHSELSGDFRKLVMALLKTPAEFDAYELNSSIKGAGTDEACLIEILSSRSNAEIKEINRIYKQEYKKTLEDAIKGDTSGHFRRLLISLAQGNRDERENVDIALAKQDAQALYAAGENKLGTDESKFNAILCARSKPHLRAVFQEYQSMCGRDVEKSIGREMSGDLESGMLAVVKCIKNTPGYFAERLYKAMKGAGTKDRTLIRIMVSRSEVDMLDIRKEYVRNYGKSLYTDISGDTSGDYKKLLLKLCGGSD; this is translated from the exons ATGAGCTACCCTGGATACCCACCTCAGTCAGGCGGTTACCCACCACAGCCTGGGGTGTACCCTCCTCAACCTGGCGCTTACCCACCTCAGTCTGGTGCTTACCCTCCCCAAATAGGGGGTTACCCCCCTCAGGCCGGAGGTTACCCCTCTCAGGCCGGAGGTTATCCCCCTCAGGCCGGAGGTTACCCCCCCCAGGCTGGGGGCTATACTCCACAGGCAGGGGGTTACCCACCACATGCTGGAGGATACCCACAAGCACCACCAACAG GGAGCTGGGGAGGTGGTCCTAGTGCGTATCCCTCTCTGGGCTTTGGAGCCGGCATG ccaggaggacccATGCCCCAAACTCAAGGACCAGGGATGGGCTACCCGGGTCAGCCAATGCCTGGATACCCCCGCGCACCATCTCCCAACCCACCCATGGCTGGGTACGGAGGGGCACCGGCACCCATGCCAGGATATCCCAACGTCCCCTCACAGACTCCGTCCATGCCagcctacggaggaagctccaTGCCAATAGCTCCACCCATCAAT AAGGGATTCAGAGGATCCATCAAAGACTTTCCTGGAGCTGACTCACTCAAAGACGTGGAGGTCCTGAGAAAGGCCATGAAGGGCTTTG gcaCCGACGAGCATGCCATTATTGAGTTACTGGGGAGTCGCTCCAACAAGCAGCGTGTGGTTTTGCCCCGAGCCTACAAAACATCCTACGGGAAG GATCTGCTTAAGGACCTGCACTCAGAGCTGTCTGGAGACTTCAGAAAGCTGGTTATGGCCTTGTTGAAAACGCCAGCTGAGTTCGACGCCTATGAGCTCAACAGTTCAATAAAG GGAGCCGGAACCGACGAAGCCTGTCTGATAGAGATCCTGTCATCGCGCTCCAATGCCGAAATCAAGGAGATCAACCGCATTTACAAGCAAG AATACAAGAAAACGCTGGAGGACGCCATCAAAGGGGACACCTCAGGCCACTTCAGAAGGCTTCTGATCTCTCTCGCTCAG GGTAACCGTGATGAAAGGGAAAACGTCGACATTGCTCTGGCTAAACAGGACGCTCAG GCACTGTACGCTGCTGGAGAAAACAAGCTGGGGACAGACGAGTCCAAATTCAATGCCATTTTGTGTGCCAGGAGCAAGCCTCATCTCAGAGCAG tgTTTCAGGAGTACCAGAGCATGTGTGGCAGAGATGTGGAGAAGAGCATCGGCAGGGAGATGTCAGGAGATCTGGAGAGTGGCATGTTGGCAGTAG TCAAGTGTATTAAAAACACTCCTGGCTACTTTGCGGAGAGGCTGTACAAGGCCATGAAG GGCGCTGGGACCAAAGACAGAACCCTGATTCGGATCATGGTCTCCCGTTCCGAGGTCGACATGTTGGATATTCGAAAGGAGTATGTGAGAAACTACGGAAAATCACTGTACACAGACATCTCT GGAGACACCTCAGGGGATTACAAGAAGCTCCTGCTGAAGCTATGTGGAGGCAGTGACTGA
- the zcchc24 gene encoding zinc finger CCHC domain-containing protein 24, translated as MSLLSAIDTSASVYQPAQLLNWVYLSLQDPHQTSAFDAFRPEPNSSHPDLTFSKTPAAADISSSLNSNYLNNFFQLQRNEALNNNVYKNVSPYGSLNNIVDGLNSLTDHFSDLSLSSEPRKPNKRPPPNYLCHLCFNKGHYIKDCPQARPKGEGLTPYQGKKRCFGEYKCPKCKRKWMSGNSWANMGQECIKCHINVYPHKQRPLEKPDGLDVSDQSKEHPQHLCEKCKVLGYYCRRVQ; from the exons ATGAGCTTGTTGTCTGCCATAGACACGAGTGCCTCCGTGTACCAGCCAGCCCAGCTCCTGAACTGGGTCTATCTCTCCCTGCAAGACCCTCACCAGACCAGCGCTTTTGACGCCTTCAGACCCGAACCGAACTCTTCCCACCCGGATCTCACTTTCAGCAAGACTCCCGCAGCGGCGGACATAAGCTCTTCCCTCAACTCCAACTATCTCAACAACTTCTTTCAGCTGCAGAGGAATGAG GCCTTAAACAACAACGTGTATAAGAACGTGTCGCCCTATGGCTCCTTGAACAACATCGTGGATGGACTCAACTCACTGACGGACCACTTCTCAGACCTTTCGCTGTCCTCTGAGCCCAGAAAACCCAACAAAAGACCCCCTCCCAACTACCTGTGCCACCTATGCTTCAACAAGGGCCATTACATCAAAGACTGTCCTCAG GCCCGGCCGAAGGGTGAAGGACTGACCCCCTACCAGGGCAAGAAGAGGTGCTTCGGAGAGTACAAGTGCCCCAAGTGTAAGAGGAAGTGGATGAGCGGCAACTCCTGGGCCAACATGGGGCAAGAGTGCATCAAATGCCACATCAACGTCTATCCACACAAACAG CGACCTTTGGAGAAGCCCGACGGCCTGGACGTCTCCGACCAGAGCAAGGAGCATCCGCAGCACCTGTGCGAGAAATGTAAAGTCCTGGGCTACTACTGCCGCCGCGTGCAATAA